The Stratiformator vulcanicus genome has a segment encoding these proteins:
- a CDS encoding arylsulfatase: MRLWSTLPFLLLPALAIHAAELDRTVLPIPEPKPPTYTELDARKVEKPPRFEVTAPDGAPNVVIVLIDDIGFGGPSTFGGPIATPTLDRLAGSGLVYNNFHTTALCSPTRMALKTGRNHHTCNTGSIMETATAFPGNTGQLPNSVAPLAEMLRLNGYSTAAFGKWHETAAWETSVSGPFDRWPTQQGFDKFYGFIGGETDQWYPLIYDGVTRVTPPEMEEYHFTVDMTNQAIGWVKAQQSMTPDKPFFVYYATGAVHAPHHVPKRWADKYQGKFDQGWDSVREASIKRQIAMGLVPEGTELGPKPEDIEDWDALDADRQKLFARQAEVFAGFLEQTDHEIGRFVSAIEEIEELDNTLFIYIAGDNGTSAEGGFVGMYNEMTYFNNVTEKVEDLLPLMDKWGGPETFPHMAAGWAVAFDSPFSWTKQVASDFGGTRNGTVIHWPKGIKSQGEIRSQFTHVIDVAPTVLEAAGLPEPKSVNGTPQTPIEGTSMVYTFEDADAPERHTTQYFEIFGNRAIYHEGWLARTLHRAPWETTKMRPLEDDVWDLYNTREDFNLTNNLAAAEPEKLKAMRDLFMKEAERYHVLPIDDRVIARVNPALAGRPDILGDRKSLTLYDGMNGMLENTFINVKNQSVRITAKVTIPEGGADGVILTQGGRFGGWCLYMKDGKPVYTYNFLGLSRDTVAAKEPVPAGDATIVVDFEYEGSEGELGKGGTATLTVNGKEAAKGKIEKTQPLMFSADETADIGLDNQTPVASDIGIGRDETRFTGTIEKVLVELLD; this comes from the coding sequence ATGCGTCTCTGGTCCACGCTGCCCTTCTTGTTGTTGCCTGCGCTCGCGATCCATGCAGCGGAACTCGACCGCACGGTTCTGCCGATCCCGGAACCGAAGCCGCCCACTTACACGGAACTCGACGCCCGCAAGGTCGAGAAGCCGCCGCGATTCGAAGTCACCGCCCCCGATGGGGCGCCGAACGTCGTGATCGTGCTGATCGATGATATCGGGTTCGGCGGGCCGAGCACCTTCGGCGGGCCGATCGCGACGCCGACGCTCGATCGGCTCGCCGGCAGTGGATTGGTTTATAACAACTTCCACACGACGGCGTTGTGCTCGCCCACGCGGATGGCGCTGAAGACAGGGCGGAATCACCACACCTGCAACACCGGCTCCATCATGGAGACCGCGACCGCCTTCCCCGGCAACACGGGGCAACTGCCCAACAGCGTGGCCCCGCTGGCCGAGATGCTGCGGCTCAACGGTTACAGCACCGCGGCCTTCGGCAAGTGGCACGAAACCGCGGCGTGGGAGACGAGCGTCTCCGGCCCCTTCGACCGCTGGCCGACCCAACAGGGGTTCGACAAATTCTACGGCTTCATCGGCGGCGAAACCGACCAGTGGTACCCGTTAATCTACGACGGTGTCACCCGCGTTACGCCGCCCGAGATGGAGGAGTATCACTTCACCGTCGACATGACGAACCAGGCCATCGGTTGGGTTAAGGCGCAACAGTCGATGACGCCCGATAAACCCTTCTTCGTTTATTATGCGACCGGTGCCGTGCACGCGCCACACCACGTGCCGAAGCGCTGGGCCGATAAATATCAAGGAAAGTTCGACCAAGGCTGGGACTCCGTGCGCGAGGCGTCGATCAAGCGACAAATCGCGATGGGTCTGGTGCCGGAAGGAACGGAACTTGGGCCGAAGCCGGAAGACATTGAAGACTGGGACGCGCTGGACGCCGACCGTCAGAAACTTTTCGCCCGCCAGGCCGAGGTCTTCGCCGGTTTCCTCGAACAGACCGATCACGAGATCGGCCGCTTCGTGAGTGCGATTGAAGAGATCGAAGAGCTCGACAACACGCTCTTTATTTATATCGCCGGCGACAACGGAACGAGCGCTGAGGGCGGCTTCGTCGGCATGTACAACGAAATGACCTACTTCAATAATGTCACGGAAAAGGTGGAAGACCTGCTGCCCCTGATGGACAAGTGGGGCGGGCCTGAGACCTTCCCGCACATGGCCGCCGGCTGGGCCGTGGCGTTCGATTCGCCCTTCTCCTGGACCAAGCAAGTCGCCTCCGACTTCGGCGGCACACGGAACGGCACCGTCATCCATTGGCCGAAGGGCATTAAATCTCAGGGCGAGATCCGGTCGCAGTTCACCCACGTGATTGACGTCGCCCCGACGGTTCTCGAAGCGGCCGGACTCCCCGAACCGAAGAGCGTCAACGGCACGCCGCAGACGCCGATCGAGGGCACGAGCATGGTCTACACCTTCGAAGACGCGGACGCCCCCGAGCGGCACACGACGCAGTACTTTGAAATCTTCGGCAACCGCGCGATCTACCACGAAGGCTGGCTCGCACGCACGCTGCACCGCGCCCCGTGGGAAACGACAAAGATGCGTCCGCTGGAGGACGACGTGTGGGATCTGTACAACACGCGCGAAGACTTTAATCTCACGAACAACCTCGCGGCGGCCGAGCCTGAGAAATTGAAGGCGATGCGGGACCTCTTTATGAAAGAGGCGGAGAGGTATCACGTCCTGCCGATCGATGACCGCGTGATCGCCCGCGTCAACCCGGCGCTCGCGGGGCGGCCCGACATCCTGGGGGATCGTAAGTCGCTGACGCTCTATGACGGCATGAACGGGATGCTGGAAAACACCTTCATCAACGTGAAGAACCAATCGGTCCGCATCACGGCGAAGGTCACGATCCCGGAAGGGGGTGCCGACGGTGTGATTTTAACCCAAGGCGGCCGGTTCGGCGGCTGGTGCCTTTACATGAAGGATGGCAAGCCGGTTTACACCTATAACTTCCTCGGCCTGTCGCGGGACACCGTCGCGGCCAAGGAACCGGTTCCGGCCGGGGACGCCACAATCGTCGTTGATTTCGAATACGAGGGATCAGAAGGCGAACTCGGCAAGGGAGGCACGGCGACTTTGACCGTCAATGGTAAAGAAGCCGCGAAAGGGAAGATCGAGAAGACGCAGCCTCTGATGTTCTCCGCCGATGAAACCGCTGATATCGGCCTCGATAATCAAACCCCGGTCGCCTCAGACATCGGCATCGGTCGCGACGAGACCCGATTCACGGGGACGATCGAGAAGGTGTTGGTGGAGCTGCTCGATTAG
- a CDS encoding SGNH/GDSL hydrolase family protein gives MRTFFTFALLALLPLGLLRAEESEFPEPTNRGDASRMGKDIQRTMTLLATSTPEQKNTVTILLYGQSITAGKWGIYLEEHLRETYPDANLIYVRKPLSGFASHLLSKTSEFDMYPVYPDLVIFHDLGNDKDYETMIRNLRERTTAEVIIQADHLRRNQKVIDESDPAKVKDRSQQISAFRNYRFLPEVARKYGCAFDARRDLWKDYLREHNLEPGVMVADHVHPNEHGTYLMTELIKAYLVKREDVKIDPMNCGYVTTIPVTEDMRTDDGALQYQFDGNRIDVIFSKDATQACAAQIDGAQPLDIPAMRYHGRNRVKWRGTPIPPGPWPAVLKVGFEQPLIDESWTLTATQDQADPKLYLFEVRGSKTGADGSGRTDQRFVSNSGRVVIEPDDWEIKFAITDLRRLKELPSEFELNWTVMKQATNDVTPPKAKKGVERAVTVAQLLTDEKHTLILTGGIEGVRALRIYSPSKFPCPANGN, from the coding sequence ATGAGAACTTTCTTCACGTTCGCGCTGTTAGCGCTGCTCCCGCTTGGCCTTTTGCGAGCCGAGGAGTCTGAATTCCCGGAGCCGACCAATCGCGGCGACGCGAGCCGAATGGGGAAAGACATCCAACGCACGATGACGTTGTTGGCCACCAGCACGCCGGAGCAGAAAAACACGGTCACTATTTTGCTCTACGGGCAATCGATCACCGCGGGCAAGTGGGGCATTTATTTAGAAGAACATCTGCGGGAAACCTATCCTGACGCGAACCTGATCTACGTCCGCAAACCGCTCTCGGGCTTTGCCTCCCATCTGCTGAGCAAGACGTCGGAGTTCGACATGTACCCCGTCTATCCCGACCTGGTGATCTTTCATGATCTCGGCAACGACAAAGACTATGAGACAATGATTCGCAACTTGCGCGAACGGACGACCGCGGAGGTGATCATTCAAGCCGACCACCTCAGACGTAACCAGAAAGTGATCGACGAATCCGACCCGGCGAAGGTTAAGGATCGAAGTCAGCAGATCAGTGCGTTCCGCAATTACCGTTTCCTGCCTGAAGTGGCTCGCAAATATGGGTGTGCGTTCGACGCAAGACGCGACCTGTGGAAAGACTATTTAAGGGAACACAATTTGGAGCCGGGCGTTATGGTGGCCGATCATGTCCACCCCAACGAGCACGGCACCTACTTGATGACGGAATTAATCAAAGCCTACCTCGTGAAGCGGGAAGACGTCAAAATTGACCCGATGAATTGCGGCTATGTCACAACGATCCCCGTTACCGAAGATATGCGAACAGATGACGGGGCGCTTCAATATCAATTTGACGGAAACCGTATTGACGTGATTTTCTCGAAGGATGCGACTCAGGCCTGTGCCGCTCAAATCGATGGAGCCCAGCCGCTCGATATCCCGGCAATGAGATATCACGGGCGAAATCGCGTGAAATGGCGGGGCACGCCGATCCCGCCCGGACCATGGCCGGCCGTGCTTAAGGTCGGCTTCGAGCAGCCCTTAATCGACGAATCATGGACGCTGACCGCCACGCAGGATCAAGCCGACCCAAAGCTTTATCTGTTCGAAGTGAGGGGCTCCAAAACGGGGGCAGACGGCAGCGGCCGCACCGATCAACGATTCGTGTCGAACTCCGGCCGGGTTGTGATCGAACCTGACGACTGGGAGATTAAATTCGCAATTACCGACCTGCGTCGACTCAAGGAATTGCCCAGCGAGTTTGAACTCAATTGGACTGTGATGAAACAGGCGACGAACGATGTGACGCCACCTAAAGCCAAGAAGGGAGTCGAACGTGCCGTGACCGTCGCTCAATTACTGACCGACGAAAAACACACGCTGATTCTGACCGGCGGTATTGAAGGTGTTCGGGCCTTGCGTATCTATTCACCATCCAAGTTCCCCTGCCCTGCGAATGGCAATTAG
- a CDS encoding ADP-ribosylglycohydrolase family protein, whose amino-acid sequence MNKSKICLLMLFSVFASMASAGERDQTESFEIPAHVLKDKIRGGLLGQLLGNLNGLPHEMKYVDEPGSVEGYTPSLPEGARTDDDTDFEWVYIVAMQDEGKIFLPHERITELWTARINRAIWCSNLYARRLMDLGIDPPMTGSIVLNPWADFNISGQFLCETFALTAPGMPQTASKIGLHYTRVAIDDEPAQTTQLFCTMIALAFVVDDLEVLLDRGVEAIDPKSLQREIIADVRGWHQQYPDDWRQTRRLLKEKYTQADGGMRDRNGYELTTGSTVAALLYGEGDLPKTLEIAFNFGWDCDNSAATAGAIVGVMKGYRSFLAQEWQIVDRYRNTTREGMPNDETITSFADRLVELAERIVLDAGGERRWEQGSVEYQIKAESPANIRALESPKGRTAQLAKELGDEVRTGILNPKSDRERARAAYLAICLKTAPTFAAEHPEQWAAAVAALNEFQPLVQYLFSDRPLTPMHHDLKRRATAAGLVVKKQ is encoded by the coding sequence ATGAACAAGTCGAAGATCTGCTTGCTGATGCTGTTTTCGGTCTTCGCTTCGATGGCATCCGCCGGTGAGCGTGATCAGACAGAGTCGTTCGAGATTCCCGCTCATGTGTTGAAGGACAAGATCCGGGGCGGGCTGCTCGGACAGTTGCTCGGGAATCTGAACGGCCTCCCGCACGAGATGAAATACGTCGATGAGCCGGGAAGTGTCGAAGGCTACACGCCGTCGCTGCCGGAAGGAGCCCGCACCGATGACGACACCGACTTCGAATGGGTCTACATCGTCGCCATGCAAGATGAAGGGAAGATATTCCTTCCTCACGAACGCATCACGGAACTGTGGACGGCCCGGATCAATCGCGCGATTTGGTGCTCGAACCTCTATGCCCGTCGCCTGATGGACCTCGGCATCGACCCGCCGATGACCGGATCGATCGTGCTGAACCCGTGGGCCGACTTCAACATCTCCGGTCAGTTTTTATGCGAGACGTTCGCCCTGACTGCTCCCGGAATGCCGCAGACGGCTTCGAAGATCGGCCTGCATTACACCCGCGTGGCGATCGACGATGAGCCGGCTCAAACGACGCAGCTGTTCTGCACGATGATCGCCCTCGCGTTCGTCGTCGACGATCTCGAAGTCCTCCTCGATCGCGGCGTCGAAGCGATCGATCCGAAGAGCCTCCAGCGAGAGATCATTGCGGATGTCCGAGGCTGGCATCAGCAATACCCGGACGACTGGCGTCAGACGCGTCGGCTCTTAAAAGAAAAATACACGCAAGCCGATGGCGGGATGCGCGACCGCAACGGTTACGAGCTGACCACCGGATCGACCGTCGCGGCGCTTCTCTACGGTGAGGGTGATCTCCCGAAGACGCTCGAGATCGCCTTCAACTTCGGCTGGGACTGCGATAACTCGGCCGCGACGGCCGGTGCGATCGTCGGCGTCATGAAGGGGTACCGCAGCTTTCTCGCCCAGGAATGGCAGATCGTCGACCGCTACCGCAACACCACCCGCGAAGGCATGCCCAACGACGAGACGATCACGAGCTTTGCCGACCGGCTCGTCGAGCTCGCCGAACGTATCGTGCTCGACGCCGGCGGAGAACGTCGCTGGGAACAGGGAAGCGTCGAATATCAAATCAAAGCCGAGTCACCGGCGAACATTCGCGCGCTCGAAAGTCCCAAGGGGCGGACCGCTCAACTCGCCAAAGAACTCGGCGACGAGGTCAGGACCGGCATTTTGAATCCCAAGTCGGATCGAGAGCGTGCCCGCGCGGCGTATCTCGCGATCTGTCTGAAGACCGCACCGACGTTCGCCGCGGAACACCCGGAACAGTGGGCGGCCGCCGTGGCGGCGCTCAACGAGTTCCAACCCCTCGTCCAATACCTATTCAGCGACCGACCTTTGACACCGATGCACCACGACCTGAAACGGCGAGCGACCGCCGCCGGGCTTGTGGTCAAGAAACAGTGA
- a CDS encoding ATP-binding protein: MQQMLPNLALNATQPMPEGQSLELITRFGIEGHELFVIDNGPGIVAAHGGTINAKAK, translated from the coding sequence ATGCAGCAGATGCTGCCCAACCTGGCGTTGAATGCCACGCAGCCAATGCCCGAGGGCCAGTCGCTCGAATTGATTACCCGATTCGGGATAGAGGGCCACGAACTGTTCGTGATTGACAACGGCCCCGGCATCGTCGCCGCCCACGGCGGCACGATCAATGCGAAAGCGAAGTAG
- a CDS encoding VHL beta domain-containing protein — translation MFVANPIGDRLAVSPCCRRFEFAAVGPQFQVFEGIEMTGLMFGKTTTRLIGFAILFAVFTSGSIAAAQNATLVFVNNTSVAVKGFWLDGQNNAQEYFTVEPKTQVEQPTFTGHTWIIRDNAGNELQRVTARGGRQLINVVVRRPKADPQQNNPPKGNGSQQGGGGQQDANAQGRKSIPGGSRATLQITNNSKQAVNVFWIDFEGNEKPYGRLQPGESRRQITGLKNVWVIKDAGSGQELTAVNVVQQSQTLQLPINGRGTPGGGQGNSGGSQGGGNQGNPSGNNIGGNNVGGNNGEQAQGPTYWLGIPAREGGRTNRLVTQFKTRVPDDVVQKLILNQTNAAPGFATFQQDAGGQKRTFYKHNIGWNDDTIGRGTLTFVSGQGMGQTWVNVKTNGAYQAFAKQLTSIRKDFTPGSGWYTAETLVVRVDGTNPPNFSLRIGDEQTTNNSGTSGTTGNTGTTGTTGSGGGGPAQPAGPGPVDVASSSPIPNLIGVANSDGSIDVVWQRSDGRTLYSTYSGQNFQNATHTPLNGLLSLLGGFTKDSAGNGYVLSARREHSKAGAGAQPRLRRRGVLQIHKIPAGQRSIQLLADLNAPSQAGTKQGTFYTKWGIFNPILHSGNVSTNAQLLQGGGVLAASFIHNIPSPNIGGDGLLHNTGCLLAVDTNGNAVYTNGAENHAMETRLFYDGSRFLRAQVGDQGILVSELEQQNGKWVWSDDKMGAGAAREGLKHLYRLGNFASMNSGPALLYTYVENGWAFGPQEREWEADANGAALYLMTLPQDISALPAFNWRDRSTGPGISQRQLASPPTGSNFVRPRLIDLKNGRLVVLYEQWRGGWNAAYQKTFGMIIDKSGNRIAGPKELSGIRTQRGNVGLHLANRSRAGFLAGDKSGGAIKLHTIDGNLNTQTFSLRGN, via the coding sequence ATGTTCGTCGCCAATCCCATTGGCGATAGGCTGGCTGTCTCACCGTGCTGTAGACGTTTCGAATTTGCAGCAGTCGGGCCACAGTTCCAGGTTTTCGAAGGAATTGAGATGACGGGTTTGATGTTTGGCAAGACCACTACTCGGCTGATCGGATTCGCGATTCTCTTCGCTGTCTTCACCTCCGGCTCAATCGCCGCGGCTCAGAACGCGACATTAGTTTTCGTCAACAATACCTCCGTTGCCGTGAAAGGGTTCTGGCTCGACGGTCAGAACAATGCACAAGAGTACTTTACGGTCGAGCCAAAAACCCAAGTCGAGCAACCGACTTTTACGGGACACACCTGGATCATCCGGGATAATGCCGGCAATGAATTGCAGCGGGTCACGGCGCGCGGCGGAAGACAACTCATCAATGTCGTCGTTCGCCGACCGAAGGCAGATCCGCAACAGAACAACCCGCCGAAAGGTAACGGCAGCCAGCAAGGCGGCGGTGGTCAACAAGATGCTAACGCTCAAGGTCGAAAATCGATTCCGGGCGGCTCGCGGGCGACACTGCAGATCACCAACAATTCCAAGCAGGCCGTCAACGTATTCTGGATCGACTTTGAAGGGAACGAAAAGCCGTACGGTCGCCTGCAACCGGGTGAATCGCGGCGACAGATCACCGGTCTTAAGAACGTCTGGGTCATTAAGGATGCAGGCTCGGGGCAGGAACTAACCGCCGTAAACGTCGTCCAACAGTCCCAAACATTGCAGCTACCGATTAATGGACGCGGAACACCCGGCGGCGGGCAAGGTAATAGTGGAGGAAGTCAGGGCGGGGGAAATCAGGGAAATCCGAGCGGTAACAATATCGGCGGCAACAATGTCGGCGGCAACAACGGCGAGCAGGCCCAAGGACCGACATACTGGCTCGGGATTCCCGCACGCGAAGGCGGTCGCACCAATCGACTGGTAACCCAGTTTAAGACGCGAGTTCCGGACGATGTCGTTCAAAAACTCATCTTAAACCAAACAAACGCCGCGCCCGGCTTCGCAACCTTTCAGCAGGACGCCGGTGGCCAAAAGCGAACATTCTATAAACACAACATCGGCTGGAACGACGATACCATTGGCCGCGGAACCTTAACCTTCGTCTCTGGTCAGGGCATGGGACAGACTTGGGTCAATGTTAAGACTAATGGTGCCTATCAAGCCTTCGCCAAACAATTGACCAGTATCCGGAAAGACTTCACGCCCGGCTCCGGTTGGTACACGGCTGAAACGCTCGTCGTTCGAGTCGACGGCACCAATCCGCCGAATTTCTCACTAAGAATCGGCGACGAGCAGACGACAAATAACTCGGGCACCAGTGGAACGACCGGGAACACGGGAACGACCGGAACCACCGGCTCAGGCGGCGGCGGTCCCGCCCAACCAGCGGGCCCCGGGCCTGTGGACGTCGCGTCCAGTAGCCCTATCCCAAACCTGATCGGCGTCGCCAATTCCGACGGCTCGATCGATGTCGTCTGGCAACGCAGCGACGGGAGGACCTTATATTCGACCTACTCCGGACAGAATTTTCAAAATGCGACGCACACCCCGCTGAACGGGCTGCTCTCGCTCTTAGGCGGCTTCACGAAAGACTCTGCCGGTAACGGCTACGTGTTAAGCGCCCGACGTGAGCATTCAAAAGCAGGTGCCGGAGCGCAGCCGAGATTAAGACGCCGCGGAGTTCTTCAAATTCATAAAATCCCTGCGGGCCAACGCAGCATTCAACTTCTCGCCGACCTCAATGCGCCATCACAGGCTGGCACAAAGCAAGGAACGTTCTATACGAAGTGGGGCATCTTTAATCCGATCCTCCACAGCGGAAATGTTTCGACCAATGCCCAACTGCTGCAAGGCGGAGGCGTGCTGGCCGCATCGTTTATTCATAACATTCCCAGCCCCAACATCGGCGGCGATGGACTCCTCCACAACACAGGCTGCCTGCTCGCCGTCGATACGAACGGTAACGCGGTCTACACCAACGGCGCCGAGAACCACGCGATGGAAACTCGGCTGTTCTACGACGGATCTCGCTTCTTGCGTGCACAGGTCGGCGATCAAGGCATCCTGGTCTCCGAGTTAGAACAGCAGAACGGCAAGTGGGTCTGGAGTGACGACAAAATGGGCGCCGGAGCCGCTCGCGAGGGCCTCAAACACCTCTACCGTCTCGGCAATTTCGCAAGCATGAATTCCGGGCCGGCCTTGCTTTATACTTACGTCGAAAACGGTTGGGCGTTCGGGCCTCAAGAGCGAGAGTGGGAAGCCGATGCCAACGGAGCGGCGCTCTATCTGATGACACTCCCGCAGGACATCAGTGCTCTACCCGCATTTAATTGGCGTGATCGCTCGACGGGGCCCGGCATCAGTCAGCGACAACTCGCCTCACCGCCGACCGGAAGTAACTTCGTGCGCCCGCGATTAATTGACCTCAAGAACGGGCGGCTCGTCGTTCTGTATGAGCAGTGGAGAGGCGGCTGGAACGCGGCTTATCAAAAGACGTTTGGAATGATCATCGACAAGAGCGGGAATCGGATCGCCGGGCCGAAAGAACTCAGCGGCATCCGCACGCAGCGAGGAAACGTCGGCCTCCACTTGGCCAACCGCAGCCGCGCCGGTTTCCTCGCCGGAGACAAATCCGGCGGGGCAATCAAGCTTCACACCATCGACGGCAACCTCAACACACAGACGTTTTCACTTCGGGGAAACTGA